The proteins below come from a single Synechococcus sp. WH 8101 genomic window:
- a CDS encoding chlorophyll a/b-binding protein, which produces MTNTPANEKWYQDRASHQIHLEQLKRVELYNGRAAMLGIVIGIITEGLTGAGIAHQIGLGALVDGFAACRTQFLPFCL; this is translated from the coding sequence ATGACAAACACTCCCGCCAACGAGAAGTGGTATCAAGACCGCGCATCTCACCAGATCCATCTTGAGCAACTCAAGCGCGTTGAGCTGTACAACGGCCGCGCCGCCATGCTTGGGATCGTGATCGGCATCATCACCGAAGGATTGACAGGTGCTGGTATTGCACACCAGATCGGCCTTGGTGCTCTGGTCGATGGCTTTGCCGCCTGCCGAACACAGTTTCTACCGTTCTGCTTGTGA
- a CDS encoding chlorophyll a/b-binding protein → MTESSGRFGFVEFAETWNGRLAMLGFVIGLGTELLTGQGILSQIGLG, encoded by the coding sequence ATGACTGAATCTTCTGGACGCTTTGGCTTCGTTGAATTTGCCGAAACCTGGAATGGCCGTCTCGCCATGCTCGGTTTTGTCATCGGCCTCGGTACCGAATTGCTCACTGGCCAGGGAATCCTGTCCCAGATCGGCCTCGGTTGA